A stretch of Lactuca sativa cultivar Salinas chromosome 6, Lsat_Salinas_v11, whole genome shotgun sequence DNA encodes these proteins:
- the LOC111917329 gene encoding monooxygenase 2 encodes MAAFSSSFLPLHCISLHQRTSNPYTHYSLPILTKNPKRIKLTSLTIVSAGSDIRKEEVVIVGAGIAGLSTAVSLHRLGVRSVVLEQAESLRTGGTSLTLFKNGWKVLDAMGVGDELRSQYLEILGIVIKTENGRVLRAFTFKDEDQTQEVRAVERRTLLETLAKQLPLGSISFSSKLADIQKHENDETLLQLVNGTRISSKVVIGCDGIRSSVAKWMGFSEPKYVGYCAFRGLGEYPDGQPYEPRVNYIYGRGIRAAYVPVSPTKVYWFVCFNSPTPGPKITDQSVLKKQTKELIKNWDSELLNIIDATPDDTVIRTPLVDRWLWPGLSPNASLGGTVVVGDAWHPMTPNLGQGACCALEDAIVLVQKLAPALKAGPMVVDDALKAYQNERWRRIFPLTVRANVTGAILQLENPLVCSLRDHLLVPKLIRLGPMMEHTNFECAPLLQTKI; translated from the exons ATGGCAGCATTCTCTTCATCTTTCTTGCCCCTTCACTGTATTTCTCTTCATCAACGAACCAGTAATCCTTATACGCACTACTCTCTTCCAATTCTAACAAAAAACCCTAAACGAATCAAACTCACATCGCTAACAATAGTCAGTGCTGGATCCGATATCCGGAAGGAAGAAGTAGTCATCGTCGGAGCGGGAATAGCCGGCCTATCCACCGCTGTTTCGCTACACAG ATTGGGGGTTCGATCCGTGGTGCTGGAGCAGGCGGAATCATTGCGAACCGGGGGAACGTCATTGACTCTGTTTAAGAATGGGTGGAAGGTTTTGGATGCCATGGGAGTTGGTGATGAACTCAGATCCCAATACCTTGAGATTCTAGG GATAGTGATAAAAACAGAAAATGGGAGAGTGCTCCGCGCATTTACGTTCAAAGATGAAGACCAAAC TCAAGAGGTTCGCGCAGTTGAAAGAAGAACCCTCCTGGAGACGCTTGCCAAACAGCTACCACTAGGTTCCATCTCTTTCTCCTCAAAATTGGCAGACATTCAAAAACATGAAAATGATGAAACTCTTCTACAACTCGTTAATGGTACTCGAATATCATCCAAG GTGGTAATTGGATGTGATGGAATTCGTTCTTCCGTGGCTAAATGGATGGGTTTTTCAGAGCCTAAATACGTGGGATATTGTGCTTTTCGTGGGCTTGGAGAATACCCCGATGGACAACCGTATGAGCCACGGGTAAACTATATTTATGGACGAGGCATACGTGCTGCTTATGTTCCCGTTTCACCAACAAAAGTGTACTGGTTTGTTTGCTTCAACAGCCCTACGCCAG GTCCGAAGATTACTGATCAGTCggtgttaaaaaaacaaaccaaAGAACTCATCAAGAATTGGGACTCGGAGCTTCTAAACATAATCGATGCCACCCCGGATGACACTGTCATCCGGACCCCACTAGTTGACCGGTGGTTGTGGCCAGGGCTGAGCCCTAATGCTTCATTAGGTGGAACCGTGGTGGTTGGTGATGCATGGCACCCAATGACACCCAATCTGGGTCAAGGGGCTTGTTGTGCTTTGGAAGATGCTATTGTTTTAGTGCAAAAGCTCGCTCCTGCACTCAAGGCTGGACCGATGGTTGTGGACGATGCACTCAAAGCATACCAAAATGAGAGATGGCGACGGATATTTCCATTGACCGTTCGGGCAAACGTCACGGGCGCTATTTTGCAATTGGAGAATCCGCTCGTATGTTCTCTTAGGGACCATCTACTTGTTCCTAAACTGATAAGGCTCGGGCCCATGATGGAGCATACCAATTTCGAGTGTGCCCCCCTATTGCAAACCAAGATTTAA